The DNA segment TGGCTGGAGGATTGCAGGCAGGTTGTCATGACGACGTTCTACCCCTACCAGTGGGATTTAAACTACGGAAATTCCACGGTCTTCAACGATATGACCTGCAACATGCTGTATCTTGCCAACCGCGGCATCGACGTGATGCGGCTGGACGCCGTGCCTTATATATGGAAGGAACTTGGCACAAGCTGCCGGAACCATCCAAAGGTGCATACCATCGTCCGGATGATGCGCCTCGTCTGTGAGATTGTCTGCCCCGGCGTGCTGCTTCTCGGCGAGGTTGTCATGGAGCCGGCCCGGGTGGTGCCGTATTTCGGTACGGTCGAGAAGCCGGAGTGCCACATGCTTTACAACGTGACGACCATGGCGAGCACCTGGAACACGGTGGCGACAAAGGATGTGGCCCTTTTAAAGCGCCAGATGGATCAGGTTTCGGCCCTGCCGAAGGACTACGTGTTCTTAAACTACCTGCGCTGCCATGATGACATCGGCTGGGGACTTGACTATGACTGGCTTTCCCAGTTTGAAATCGACGAGGCGGCCCATAAAAAGTACCTCAACGATTACCTGACGGGGCAGTGGCCAGGAAGCGATGCCAGGGGCGAGCTTTACAACAACGACCCGCGGCTTAAGGACGCACGGCTCTGCGGGACGACGGCCTCTTTAAGCGGCCTGGAGGCGGCGCTCTATGAGAACGACGCAGAAAAAACGGAGAAGGCCGTAAGGCTCATCGAGATGCTTCATGCATGGCTCTTTGTCCAGAGCGGCATCCCCGTTCTTTACAGCGGCGATGAAGTCGGTGCCTTAAACGACTACTCCTATAAGGAAGACCCCTATAAGAAATTTGACAGCCGCTATCTCCACCGCGGCCGCTTCCCATGGGAGCTTACGGAGGGGAACGCGGTTTCCGGGCGGATTTTTGAGAGCCTGCGGAACATGGAGACGCTGCGCGCCGCTTACGGCGTATTCTCCGGAAACGCGGCCGTTTCCACCTTCGATACGGGAAACAGCCATGTCCTCGGCGTTCTGAGGAAGTGCCAGGGGCAGGAGCTTTACGCGCTGTTTAATTTTAACGGAAGCGAGGAAACCGTCCGGGGAATTACGGAAGGAAGCTTTAAGGAGCTGATTTCCGGCCGCGAGGAAGCGGCAGCCTGGAAAACCATGCCGGGATACGGGGCATGGTGGCTTTTCCGGGAGGAAAAACAGGCGTAGGGCAGGGACAGAGCCGGGTGTCCGGACATAAGACAACGAGCCCACGCGTATCATAAGCCGAAAATCCGCATTCTGCCGATAAAATTTAAGGTTTTTCCTTGACAGGGAAAGAAAGTCTGTATATAATAATGGGGCGTGCATAAGTGCGTCCCATTTTTGGTGCGCGTATGATTGCCGCAAAAAGGCTGAAAAGAAGCAACCACAGACAATATCACAGGAGGTGAACAGGATGCCTACATTTAACCAGTTAGTAAGAAAAGGAAGACAGACGACAACCAAGAAATCCACAGCACCGGCTCTTCAGAGAGGTTACAACTCCCTTCAGAAGAAAGCCATCAACGTATCCGCTCCGCAGAAGAGAGGCGTTTGTACCGCTGTTAAGACTGCAACTCCTAAGAAGCCGAACTCCGCTCT comes from the Eubacteriaceae bacterium Marseille-Q4139 genome and includes:
- a CDS encoding alpha-amylase family protein, with translation MMERKNWKPEFAERFDARYDELKWLYCELYHNHMDGLDWLCGAMYDAYTKRSAELKRQDRRREKSPDWYRKNDLLGMMLYVDAFAGNLSGVKEKLPYIKSCGVNYLHLMPLLDSPKGRDDGGYAVADFRKVRPELGTMEELEELTAECRRQGISCCLDFVMNHTSEDHAWAKAARAGDPEARSRYFFYDNWDIPKQFEETMPEVFPTTVPGNFTWLEDCRQVVMTTFYPYQWDLNYGNSTVFNDMTCNMLYLANRGIDVMRLDAVPYIWKELGTSCRNHPKVHTIVRMMRLVCEIVCPGVLLLGEVVMEPARVVPYFGTVEKPECHMLYNVTTMASTWNTVATKDVALLKRQMDQVSALPKDYVFLNYLRCHDDIGWGLDYDWLSQFEIDEAAHKKYLNDYLTGQWPGSDARGELYNNDPRLKDARLCGTTASLSGLEAALYENDAEKTEKAVRLIEMLHAWLFVQSGIPVLYSGDEVGALNDYSYKEDPYKKFDSRYLHRGRFPWELTEGNAVSGRIFESLRNMETLRAAYGVFSGNAAVSTFDTGNSHVLGVLRKCQGQELYALFNFNGSEETVRGITEGSFKELISGREEAAAWKTMPGYGAWWLFREEKQA